The Branchiostoma lanceolatum isolate klBraLanc5 chromosome 1, klBraLanc5.hap2, whole genome shotgun sequence genomic sequence TCTTGTCAATAACTGTCGTCCGCGGCAACAGCTTGTTCTTCTTGGCGTCGCTATTGGCAACCAGAACGATCATCCAGTCCTGGATGTTGTAGATGCGCAGCTTCTGAAGCCAGAGGGTGATCTCGTCTTTTGTCTGGATTTTGTAGACGTCCACATCCTGATGGGAAATAAAGGGGGTGGTTAGGACTGAGGGGATCGAAGGGCGGCTAGGATTAAGGTAAGACAGTCTCATGATCAGCTGCAGCCACATTGTGATCTTACTTTTTGGTTTGTAGTGTATAGAAAAGTCTATCAGTCTTGTCAGACTTGTCTGGTCTCACATAGCTTGTATGTAACTTACAAAACTGGTGCATGATGCCTTAGGGTGGTTTACCGgctatacaaacaaaacaaagaaaaatacaaaataaaatgtgAACATACCTACGCATACACATTATAAGGCTATAAATTACAACCTGCAAGTTGATCAGTAAAACACAGATTAAATAAACAATAACTGAATGTGCTGCATTGTAAATGAATGTCAAAGGTGCCAACTCTTCagatgaaaaattcaaaaggTTTTGAACCaccttttactagttttagtcAGAGTCAAGGCTATCTGATATTCCAAATCCAAATAGTTGATAAGTCTGATAAACGGCAAACTCACAGGACAGTCGGTCCAGAACATGTGGAAGAACGGTTGCCGAAGCAACGACATGTCTCCCTCCTTTGGCAGCATCTCGTCTGTGAAGGGGACGAAGTTGGCCTCGACCTGGACCATCCGCGGCGGGCGGCCGTACGAACGGCGCCATTCCACGGGCTCCAACGGGAGGCGCTGCACGAGATCGCCATGGAGCGACGAGAACAGGTTCTGGTCTCCCTCACCTGGGGAAAGACAGGACAGGAACAGTTTACATATCAGGACACAAACAGTGCAAGAACAGGACAGATGAGAAAGGGGGTGTggctgttattttttttttttttgcttcatgGTCTGGATCATATGGTTTTACTCTTAGCTCGACCAGCTGACAATTgatactgtacatttgtattttcttttaaagttgATAAAATCAAAAACATCATGATGACGAAAACACCATATTTCAAAATGTCGTCAGCACCCTGCTCTAGCTCCTAATTTATCCTATCTGATAATTGGTCAAGATAATAAAACCATGGAAACCTTTACCCTTTATAGTGAAAGAAAGCCTATAACGTCATTGCATCAGTAACTTAATAAGTGTTACCGCTTGGATTTCTTTCGGCCATCGaaggaaacaaaacatcatGTCAATGGATTTTAAATTCTGATcaatcgcccccctccccatctcgaCAAATTGTCATTCACTGGCAAATAGAAATGTCCATATTTGCTCGACCGTAGCGTGTATTACAGTGTACCAACTTACATGTGATGAAGGGCTTGTTCTCCATGGTCCATTCAGGAATCACCGATTATTCCGGCTTTTTATAACGCTATCCACAAACAGCTCAAAACCGCACGACCATCTTGGATCTATGAACATAATCTGCAGTAGAAAAATACccaacggtactgcagcgacATCTTGCGGTTCATAGTGAAAGGACAGTCCCAAGTTTGCTTCTGGGCTATTGGATTATTCAGGGGATGGTTTAGGTATATTGGTTGACTTATAGTGAGGTGATTATACTCTTTCTTCATCCAATATTATCAATTATATGCTTTCTAAGGGGTTGtaataaataaaagaaagaaaaatgaatcCATTAACAGGCTAGACTAGAATATTCTAGACTTTGTCATTAGTTTCCAACACTGATCGCCCCTTTTTACATAATAGATCAGTCAGTGAAACATGGCGCGCTATGTGAGTGATGTTCGTGTGTTGGACCAAGTAGACATCGGCAGCGCCGATCACGTTCGCTTAAAAACGTTGAATGACGCAGTGACGTTACCTGGAGACTCTCTGACGTTACCTGATGCAGTAGGAAAGAGCGACGATAGTGCTGGGGTCACGGTTCTAGCCACAGGCGGCGACTGTGTGCACTGCTATGGAACGCCCGAACGAAAGGTAGTGTTACTTCCTATAATTTTTGGGCAAAATAATCGTTTTCCGCAACACTAAAAATAATTCCTGCACTTCTGACATTTGGTTCAATTCCCTCTCGTTACTTTGGTCATCTGTATTCCTTTAGATTCGAGTCGCTTTGACTTGAAAACTTGGTAGGCAAGTTGCCAAGCCCTATGTCACATTTGCTGATCGGTTGCTGCAGTTCTGTAGATGACCGGTAGATGACGCTTTAAAACAGCAATGCAATATAAAACAGCATGGCACTCTTTATCACCTTTACACTGAGAATTGATGTGAAAGAACCACGCTGAAAAATTGTAACTTGTTCAAAGTTGAAGGGGCTACCTAGTACCCTGAAGATTTAACGAATAATGGATAAATGAATTGGAGCATAACCAGACAGATAGGATTAAAAGTGTGAATGGATGATACATTAGACATGACAGGTTTGGCTTGATAATGAAGTTGATAGTGTGTTTTCTGTTTCAGGTCACCTGTCACTGCCCTGGTCCAGTGTCAGATGCACACCTCACAGCTGTTGAACAGAAGCTTAGGTTGCTCTGCTGTGAGGAGGGAGGCAGGTTGACGTCCGCTGTCTTACCTGGACAGTCGGGAAGACATGATAACAGGTGTGTGGGTACAACTAGTCCAGTTAAACATCCAGACAGATAGAGAGACCTATCTAAAACTAAACCTAGTTTCTCAAGTAGCTTTTGAAACACTGGGCAAGTATAACATCTCTTTAGACTCCTCATTCCATCACTATAGCTTTAATGTCATGCCAGCTGCTCAAGGCTTGTCTTCTCCAGGTCCTTATAGTCATACTTCTTTAGTTTGGCCCCATCCTTAATTTGGCCCCAGGTAGTCACCTGACTTCCTTGGTGATATGATTTGATTCCTGCTCAGTGGCACTAatacattaattcattcattgaacaacaacaacaacaacaacatgttaaaATGACTTACTAGTACTAGCAAATATTTTAATTTTaagtaaaacaaacatgtaaagTGTGATTCGCTATCATAAGATAAAACCTAAAGGTCTTATATGACAGTGGATGTACTTTTTATCTTTTCAGAAGTAAAAAGAAGAAAGCTGGAGATCCAGACACCAAGGCTAAGACTCCAAATCCAGACAAAAACCAGGACATCTTCAATACCCTGCTGGACTCTAGAGCAGCTAAGGTTGTCAACACGTGTCCGACTTCCTGTCAAGTTGTTTACACCACCCCCAGTGGCTCCCAGGTGTCAGACGGATGTGTGCAGAACATCTGTGTGATACCAAATTATGTAGTGACATGCTCTGAGGCCTCCAAAGGGTGGGATATCACTGTAAACTCGTTTTCAGGAGAAATAGGTGACCTATTATGGAGAAAACACATTCCTGTTACAGATAGCTGCAATGTTTCGTGCAAAGAGCACCTTCCTAGTTTGTACGTGGCCCAGCCTCCAGGGACTTATGAATGTCATTACCAAGATCATGCAGCTGAAACCTTACATCTGTCTGCAGAACTCTTCTCATCACTTTTCGGAGTCACCCCCAATCTGCTAGACTGTCCCATGATCCTCCTGGGCCTCCCTGACGGGCGCGTGTGTACGCTACCGCTGAAGGACGTGGCCGGCTTCGCTAAACCGGCTTCAGCTGGTCACCTGTATCACCTGCAGCAGCCTGTTGTGTCTGTCCATGCATTGACGCTTATGAGAGACCAATCAGCAACACCAGTGGGAGACCACAACATGTTAGTGTTAGTGGGTGCTGAAGGCAAAGTCGTGTTGGTTCGAGCAGGAAGAAGTTCGTTGACACCCGTATTTAAGGAGTACCAACTTCCTGGTCCCATTCTTGACTCAGACTGCAAAGATGGTAAACTGGTGTACTCGACAGGGACGGAACTTTGTGTTGTGACCTTCAACAACAGGAAAGGTCAGGAAGTCAAGGCATCAGGAGTCTTCCCAGACATGCTGGTGCCTCAGAAGTACGACCTTGGACAGGTGCTCAAGGTCATGGTTACAGGCAACAGAGATGATGGTGAGTCGAAATTCAACTTAAGTTTCAAGACCTTGAAATAATTGATACATAAGAGCTGTATGTACATCATTAGGCATTTCAGGCTGGACAAATTGTCGGGTTATTTTTGTTCATCTTGCCAGTGAATTGACTTTCTCTTCCCCAAATTATAAATTATCGTTGCTATTAACCCACCAGTTACCACCATTTTAACATACTATAAGGCAATTGTCAACTCCATGTATACAGCAAAGAAAATACAACCTTAAGCTACAAAAGAGTCATAGTTTTACTCTCTGATAAAAAAAGTGGAAACTGGAAACCATTGAATTGGATTGAATTTGGCCTCGACTGTGGCATTCCTAGAATATATTTTGTTTCTATTTCAGGACAACAAGGCAGCCTTTCTGTGCTAGCTGTGACACGACAGGGCTGTGTTCTCCAAACAACTATCTCCGACAAACAAGCAGAACCAACCCTTCACACCAAACACCTGTTGGAGGGGCTAGGTGACACTGCCAACAAGATGGCAACCTTAACTCAAGTActcaaagaacaaaacaaacgcCTGAAACAGTTGAACCTTGTTGCGGAAATCATTTCAGGGATTAAAAACGGTGAAAACGAGCTTTTTAAGTGTACGACGGCTTTTCAAGCTGACCCCGATGAAGTAGGATTAAGTAGAGTGACTTTCCGTTGCACGAATGTCAGTTCTTGGACCTTACACAGAGACTGGAGGTTGTTAGTACAGGCAGATGTTTGTGGCCACAAGATGGCTGGTTCTCAGACTAAGGTAGCCCAGCTCCAGAACTTTAGGCCGGGGTCTGTCAAAGAAGTCTCTCTGTCAGTGCAGATGACAGACTTCCCATGTCAGGTGATAGTCACAGGTACGCTGTGTTGTCAGGTGGGTGAGACAGGTGCGCTGAGGGCAACAGGTGGGAAACCTGGGAGAACAAAGATGTCTACAGGTGCACCTGGAGGGACAGGTGTGTCATGTGAAGCACCTGACACCTGTTGGGTAGGGATACCTGTGTTTAGGAAGACCCTAGATGTACCAGAACATGGGGACAACATGGACATGTTAGCTATGAGACATGGAAGTGCCACCGACTGTATACTGGACATTTTACTGCAACAAGCATGTCAATGACTAGGGAATACAGACAATTATTTTTAGGTGTTTTCTTCACCCCAAGTTGTGCAGTAACTTTCACATCATTTCAAAGAGAATGCATCTGTCATATCATGGATTTTCAAGATTCGACATATCTACCATGGGTAGTAACAGAGTATT encodes the following:
- the LOC136435564 gene encoding Fanconi anemia core complex-associated protein 100-like; this translates as MARYVSDVRVLDQVDIGSADHVRLKTLNDAVTLPGDSLTLPDAVGKSDDSAGVTVLATGGDCVHCYGTPERKVTCHCPGPVSDAHLTAVEQKLRLLCCEEGGRLTSAVLPGQSGRHDNRSKKKKAGDPDTKAKTPNPDKNQDIFNTLLDSRAAKVVNTCPTSCQVVYTTPSGSQVSDGCVQNICVIPNYVVTCSEASKGWDITVNSFSGEIGDLLWRKHIPVTDSCNVSCKEHLPSLYVAQPPGTYECHYQDHAAETLHLSAELFSSLFGVTPNLLDCPMILLGLPDGRVCTLPLKDVAGFAKPASAGHLYHLQQPVVSVHALTLMRDQSATPVGDHNMLVLVGAEGKVVLVRAGRSSLTPVFKEYQLPGPILDSDCKDGKLVYSTGTELCVVTFNNRKGQEVKASGVFPDMLVPQKYDLGQVLKVMVTGNRDDGQQGSLSVLAVTRQGCVLQTTISDKQAEPTLHTKHLLEGLGDTANKMATLTQVLKEQNKRLKQLNLVAEIISGIKNGENELFKCTTAFQADPDEVGLSRVTFRCTNVSSWTLHRDWRLLVQADVCGHKMAGSQTKVAQLQNFRPGSVKEVSLSVQMTDFPCQVIVTGTLCCQVGETGALRATGGKPGRTKMSTGAPGGTGVSCEAPDTCWVGIPVFRKTLDVPEHGDNMDMLAMRHGSATDCILDILLQQACQ